The genomic segment CCGCCCGCGACTGACTCATCTTCCAAGACCCGCACCAGCGGGTTTCCGCGTTTTCTGGAGATGCAGGATCGCCTCGCCGCACGCTCTTGGTAACGGCCCGACCTGCGCGTCGGCCCATGGTTGGGCATGCGCTGGAGGACGGGCCGCGCGACGAGGATCGGTGCGGCGGAAGGGCGGGGCACACGCAGCTGCCGCCTGCCGGTGGATGTGTTGCCTCCGCCTTCCATGTCTCGGATTTATCTCAGATGAGTTTGGGATGGTCTTGCAAGGCATGATGTTGTGTTATATGGATGAGAGGATTTCTCTGATCCATCGCCTCGTTCCGAACGCTTGAAGGGCTTTCTTTCGTGCTGCGGCGATTGCTCGCTCGACGTCCGATTGCCCCTCCAGCATTCGCCCTTCGGAGGGCCGCGGCGCCCTTCCGAGCCCGGTCGCGGCGTGTTAGGTTGCCCGGCGCGACCCACCCCTGCTCCCGAGAGAATGACGCGAGTCCTGGCAGTCCCGCCCACCCTCGACGACGCCGCGTTCGACGTGCTGGTGGAGCAGTCCGCGGACGCCGGCGACGAGCGCATCTTGTTCGACGCGCGGCACGTGCGCTGGGCCGACCCGTACGGCATGGTGGGCCTGCTCGCGCTGGGCCGCCACCTGCAGCGAGACGGCGTGAAGCCGCTCATGCAGCTGCCGCTGGACCCCAAGGTCGCCAGCTACGTGCAGCGGATGGGCTTCGTGCGCGCGGCCGAGGAGACGTTCGAGGTCCACAACCCGCCGCGCACCCGCTCCACCGCCGAGGCCAGCAACGTCCTGCTGCCCATCACCGCCATCGCCTCGCACGACGACGTGCACGGGGTGGTCGAAGAGATGAACGAGGGCCGCATCAGCCAGATCCTGGCGGACCAGCTGGGCTACTCGCGCTCGGACGCCATCGGGTTCAGCATGCTGCTCAGCGAGGTGTCGCAGAACATCATCGAGCATGCCGACGCGCCGGGCTGGGTGGGCATCCAGACGTACAACTGGGCGAAGCGCCTGGG from the Longimicrobiaceae bacterium genome contains:
- a CDS encoding ATP-binding protein, with the protein product MTRVLAVPPTLDDAAFDVLVEQSADAGDERILFDARHVRWADPYGMVGLLALGRHLQRDGVKPLMQLPLDPKVASYVQRMGFVRAAEETFEVHNPPRTRSTAEASNVLLPITAIASHDDVHGVVEEMNEGRISQILADQLGYSRSDAIGFSMLLSEVSQNIIEHADAPGWVGIQTYNWAKRLGRRVAVIAVMDLGIGFKGSLAREHAARFGDRWSDATALEAAFIHGVTRFRDPGRGQGLKQIRKKVGRWGGKIAIRSGTARIADVPEWDDAPPMAQDLSPFPGAQILIVLPAKQPAP